A segment of the Panacibacter ginsenosidivorans genome:
GCGGGCGATAAGATCAGGCTTGGCGTTATCGGTTATGGCGTGCAGGGCCACTTTGACCTTGACACTGCATTAAAAGTACCAGGTGTAGAACTTGCAGGTATTTGTGACCTCTATACAGGCAGGCTGGTAAATGCAAAAGAGAAATTCGGTAATGATCTTTTCACAACAAGAAACTATAAAGAGCTTTTAGATAAAAGTGATATAGATGCCGTAATTATAGCCACCACAGATTGCTGGCACTCCCGCATTACAAAAGATGCTTTGGCCAAAGGTAAAGCAGTGTACTGCGAGAAACCTATGGTGTATAAAATAAGCGAAGGTCCGGGCGTAATAGAAGCGCAACAAAAGGCAGGCAAAGTGTTGCAGGTAGGCAGTCAGCGCGTAAGCAGTATTGGTTTGGCAAAAGCAAAAGAATTATTAGCCGCAGGTGAAATAGGAAAACTGAATATGGTAAACGCTGTGTACGACAGGCAGAGCTCTATCGGCGCATGGGAATATACCATACCCAAAGATGCAAATGCTGAAACAACAGATTGGGATAAGTTTATAGAAGTAACAGAAAAAATGGCGTATGATTCTAAAAAGTTTTTCTGGTGGCGTGCATTTAAAGAGGTAGGCACCGGTGTAGCAGGTGATCTCTTCATACATTTATTAAGCGGCACACACTTCATCACCAATTCCAAAGGTCCTGAGTCTATTTATGGTACCGGCCAGTTCAGTTACTGGAAAGATGGACGCAATATGCCTGATGTTATGGCGGGCGTAATGCAGTATGGCGATACACCCGAGCATCCCGCTTTTCAGTTAACACTGCAGGTTAATTTTATCAGTGGCACCGGCGGGCAGGAAGTGATAAGGTTTGTAGGTTCTGAAGGTGTAATGGAAGTGCAGGGAAATAATCTCAGCATAAAACATAGCATTATGCCCGAAGCGCCGGGTTTTGGCGGTTATGATTCCCTGTTCACTTTCTCTAAAAGCATGCAGGAAGAAATGCAGAAAGACTACGACGCCAGGTGGACTGCGGCGCAAAAGCAAAGACCTAAAAAAGATGACGTAACATTTAAAGCACCACAAGGTTACAGCGATCATTTAGACCACTTCACCAATTTCTTTGACGCCATAAGAACAGGTAAACCTGTTGTGGAAGACGCAACCTTTGGCTTCAGGGCCGCTGCTCCTGCGCTATCCTGTAATGAAAGTTATTTTCAAAAGAAGATCATTAAGTGGGATCCTGTAAATATGAAACTGGTTTAATTTATACCACTATAAAATTTAAAGCCTGTACTGCAGGCTTTTTTTATTTTTGGGTACAGGCAATTGTACTGTTATTAAGCTTTGGTTGTGTCACTCACTTGTACAGTTGGTTATTTAATGAGCAGAAAAAAATAAACAATAAAAATCAAAAGATATTGCCTCTTTGCCCAATGTCTTGTTGACTTTTCTTCCGAACGTACAAGTGTGCGACGCAACCGGAGCTATATAGCAGCAATACGGCTAAGTACAATAACATGTAGCGTAATGTAAGTATTTGCTGCAGGTCTTGTTATAATTGAAATTGGGTTACACAAATAAAAAAAGGCTGTTCAAAAAGAACGGCCTTTACTTTAAGATAATTTATTCAATGATGTGTCTTACTCATGAACTTGCTATGATGCAAACATCACCCAAGCATGTTATGCAGGTAGTTATAACTGTGGGTAACATTCTGTAATGGCTGCGGCGCCCCATCCTGCTCTACAAAGAAATACTTCATACCAGATTCTTTTGCGTTATCAAAAATGTGTTTAAAATCCACAACACCGGTGCCTACTTCTGCAGGACTCATCGTGTTCTTATCTAGATCTTTAACATGCCACAAAGGATAACGACCGGGATGCAATTTAAATAACTCAACAGGGTCTTGCTTTGCTTTGGTTGCCCATGCAAGATCTAATTCCATCTTCACCATGTCTTTGTCAGTGTTGGTAAGAATATAATCAAACGGGCGATGCCCTTCTATCTCATCAAACTCGCTGGTATGGTTATGATAAGCAAATTGCACACCCACTTTTTTACATGCTTCCCCGGCTTTGTTGAATACTTCTACGGCTGTTTTAATTTCATCTAATGTACTT
Coding sequences within it:
- a CDS encoding Gfo/Idh/MocA family protein; the protein is MSKQSQSSRRRFLQQIGATGMLAAAAPLSSLAAKEKAEERTLFYEKKISAGDKIRLGVIGYGVQGHFDLDTALKVPGVELAGICDLYTGRLVNAKEKFGNDLFTTRNYKELLDKSDIDAVIIATTDCWHSRITKDALAKGKAVYCEKPMVYKISEGPGVIEAQQKAGKVLQVGSQRVSSIGLAKAKELLAAGEIGKLNMVNAVYDRQSSIGAWEYTIPKDANAETTDWDKFIEVTEKMAYDSKKFFWWRAFKEVGTGVAGDLFIHLLSGTHFITNSKGPESIYGTGQFSYWKDGRNMPDVMAGVMQYGDTPEHPAFQLTLQVNFISGTGGQEVIRFVGSEGVMEVQGNNLSIKHSIMPEAPGFGGYDSLFTFSKSMQEEMQKDYDARWTAAQKQRPKKDDVTFKAPQGYSDHLDHFTNFFDAIRTGKPVVEDATFGFRAAAPALSCNESYFQKKIIKWDPVNMKLV